From the genome of Helicobacter pylori, one region includes:
- the map gene encoding type I methionyl aminopeptidase, protein MAISIKSPKEIKALRKAGELTAQALALLEREVRPGVSLLELDKMAEDFIKSSHARPAFKGLYGFPNSVCMSLNEVVIHGIPTDYILQEGDIIGLDLGVEVDGYYGDSALTLPIGTISLQDEKLLACSKESLMHAISSIKVGMHFKELSQILEGAIVERGFVPLKGFCGHGIGKKPHEEPEIPNYLEKGVKPNSGPKIKEGMVFCLEPMVCQKQGEPKILADKWSVVSVDGLNTSHHEHTIAIIGNKAVILTEH, encoded by the coding sequence ATGGCAATCTCTATTAAAAGCCCAAAAGAAATCAAAGCTCTAAGAAAAGCCGGGGAATTAACCGCTCAAGCGTTAGCCCTTTTAGAGCGAGAAGTAAGGCCTGGGGTTTCACTTTTAGAGCTGGATAAAATGGCTGAAGATTTTATCAAATCCTCTCATGCCAGACCTGCTTTTAAGGGGTTGTATGGATTCCCCAACTCTGTGTGCATGTCCTTAAATGAAGTGGTTATTCATGGCATTCCTACGGATTATATTTTACAAGAAGGGGATATTATAGGCTTGGATTTGGGGGTGGAGGTGGATGGCTATTATGGCGATTCAGCTCTCACGCTTCCTATAGGCACGATAAGCCTACAAGATGAAAAATTGCTCGCTTGCTCTAAAGAGAGTTTGATGCATGCCATTAGTTCAATTAAAGTGGGCATGCATTTTAAGGAGTTGAGTCAGATTTTAGAGGGTGCTATTGTGGAAAGGGGCTTTGTGCCTTTAAAGGGATTTTGCGGGCATGGCATTGGTAAAAAACCCCATGAAGAGCCAGAAATCCCTAACTACCTAGAAAAAGGCGTCAAACCTAATAGCGGTCCTAAAATCAAAGAGGGCATGGTATTTTGCTTAGAGCCTATGGTGTGTCAAAAACAGGGCGAGCCTAAAATACTAGCGGATAAGTGGAGCGTGGTTTCAGTGGACGGGCTTAACACAAGCCACCATGAGCATACTATCGCCATAATTGGTAATAAGGCAGTGATTCTTACGGAGCATTAA
- the secY gene encoding preprotein translocase subunit SecY, with product MNKAIASKILITLGFLFLYRVLAYIPIPGVDLAAIKAFFDSNSNNALGLFNMFSGNAVSRLSIISLGIMPYITSSIIMELLSATFPNLAKMKKERDGMQKYMQIVRYLTILITLIQAVSVSVGLRSISGGANGAIMIDMQVFMIVSAFSMLTGTMLLMWIGEQITQRGVGNGISLIIFAGIVSGIPSAISGTFNLVNTGVINILMLIGIVLIVLATIFAIIYVELAERRIPISYARKVVMQNQNKRIMNYIPIKLNLSGVIPPIFASALLVFPSTILQQATSNKTLQAIADFLSPQGYAYNILMFLLIIFFAYFYSSIVFNSKDIADNLRRNGGYIPGLRPGEGTSSFLNSVASKLTLWGSLYLALISTVPWILVKAMGVPFYFGGTAVLIVVQVAIDTMKKIEAQIYMSKYKTLSAVGF from the coding sequence ATGAATAAAGCTATTGCTAGTAAGATACTCATCACTTTGGGTTTTTTATTTCTCTACAGAGTCTTAGCTTATATCCCCATTCCTGGCGTAGATTTAGCAGCGATCAAGGCTTTTTTTGACAGCAATTCCAACAACGCTTTAGGGTTGTTTAACATGTTTAGCGGGAATGCGGTTTCTCGCTTGAGCATCATCTCTTTGGGTATCATGCCCTATATCACTTCTTCAATTATCATGGAGCTTTTGAGCGCGACTTTCCCCAACCTGGCTAAAATGAAAAAAGAGCGAGACGGCATGCAAAAATACATGCAAATTGTGCGCTATTTGACTATTTTAATCACTCTAATCCAAGCGGTGAGCGTTTCAGTGGGGTTAAGGAGCATTAGCGGAGGAGCTAATGGAGCGATCATGATTGATATGCAAGTCTTTATGATCGTTTCAGCGTTTTCCATGCTTACAGGGACGATGCTGCTCATGTGGATAGGGGAGCAAATCACGCAAAGAGGCGTGGGGAATGGGATCAGTCTCATTATTTTTGCCGGGATTGTTTCAGGGATCCCATCGGCTATTTCAGGCACATTCAACTTGGTCAATACGGGTGTGATCAATATCTTAATGCTCATTGGTATTGTGCTGATTGTTCTAGCGACTATTTTTGCGATTATCTATGTGGAATTGGCTGAGCGCAGGATCCCTATTTCTTACGCGCGTAAAGTGGTGATGCAAAACCAGAACAAGCGCATCATGAATTACATTCCTATTAAGTTGAATTTAAGTGGGGTGATCCCCCCTATTTTCGCTTCAGCTTTGCTCGTGTTTCCTTCTACGATTTTACAGCAAGCCACAAGCAACAAAACCTTGCAAGCGATTGCGGATTTTTTAAGCCCGCAAGGGTATGCGTATAATATTTTGATGTTCCTACTCATTATCTTTTTTGCTTACTTTTATTCCTCTATCGTGTTCAATTCTAAGGATATTGCGGATAATTTAAGGCGTAATGGCGGGTATATTCCAGGGCTTAGGCCTGGAGAGGGGACTTCATCGTTTTTAAATTCTGTAGCGAGCAAGCTCACTTTGTGGGGTTCATTGTATTTAGCACTCATTTCTACCGTGCCTTGGATTTTGGTTAAGGCTATGGGCGTGCCTTTTTACTTTGGAGGCACGGCGGTGCTGATTGTGGTTCAAGTCGCTATTGATACCATGAAAAAGATTGAAGCGCAAATTTATATGAGCAAGTATAAAACTTTAAGTGCGGTAGGCTTTTAA
- the rplO gene encoding 50S ribosomal protein L15, with amino-acid sequence MGLENLKPAKGSVKRIKRVGRGQGSGMGKTATRGGKGQTARTGYKAKRGFEGGQQPLQRRLPKIGFRTKDSHIYSINVEKNEAIKDLEEITFSSLRALHHFPLYIEGVKLIGKDAKNLASKIKDERIKTSGQK; translated from the coding sequence ATGGGATTAGAAAATTTAAAACCGGCTAAAGGTAGCGTTAAAAGAATCAAACGAGTGGGCCGTGGTCAAGGAAGCGGGATGGGAAAGACTGCCACAAGAGGCGGTAAAGGCCAAACTGCAAGGACAGGCTATAAGGCTAAAAGAGGCTTTGAAGGGGGTCAGCAACCTTTACAACGCCGTTTGCCTAAAATAGGTTTTAGGACTAAAGATTCTCATATCTATTCTATCAATGTAGAAAAGAATGAAGCGATTAAGGATTTAGAAGAAATCACTTTTTCAAGCTTGCGTGCTTTGCACCATTTCCCCCTTTATATTGAAGGCGTGAAATTGATTGGTAAAGACGCTAAAAACTTGGCTTCTAAAATTAAAGATGAGAGAATCAAAACGAGCGGGCAGAAGTAA
- the rpsE gene encoding 30S ribosomal protein S5, whose amino-acid sequence MEEINREEFQEVVVNIGRVTKVVKGGRRFRFNALVVVGNKNGLVGFGLGKAKEVPDAIKKAVDDAFKNLIHVTIKGTTIAHDIEHKYNASRILLKPASEGTGVIAGGSTRPIVELAGIKDILTKSLGSNNPYNVVRATFDALAKIKA is encoded by the coding sequence ATGGAAGAGATTAACAGGGAAGAGTTTCAAGAAGTCGTTGTGAATATTGGTCGTGTAACCAAAGTGGTTAAGGGCGGTAGGCGGTTTCGTTTTAACGCTTTAGTGGTTGTGGGCAATAAAAACGGGCTTGTAGGCTTTGGTTTAGGCAAGGCTAAAGAAGTTCCTGATGCGATTAAAAAAGCGGTAGATGATGCGTTTAAAAACCTGATTCATGTAACCATTAAAGGCACGACTATCGCTCATGACATTGAGCATAAATATAACGCAAGCCGTATTTTACTCAAACCGGCCAGTGAGGGAACGGGAGTGATTGCTGGGGGTTCAACGCGCCCTATCGTGGAATTAGCAGGCATTAAGGATATTCTAACCAAATCTTTAGGCTCCAACAACCCCTATAATGTGGTGCGTGCGACTTTTGACGCTTTAGCGAAAATCAAGGCGTAG
- the rplR gene encoding 50S ribosomal protein L18 — MNAKALYKKKALRDRRKLRIKSKLLGDALRPRVSVFRSNRYFYAQAIDDVKQSTITHIDGRKMGFKNTQEDAKKLGALFAEELKKAGIERAVYDRNGYLYHGVVAVFAESLRENGIAL, encoded by the coding sequence ATGAACGCAAAAGCATTGTATAAAAAGAAAGCCTTAAGAGATCGCAGGAAATTAAGGATTAAAAGCAAACTCTTGGGCGATGCGTTAAGGCCTAGGGTGAGCGTTTTCCGCTCCAACCGCTATTTCTATGCGCAAGCGATTGATGATGTTAAACAAAGCACCATAACGCATATTGACGGCAGGAAGATGGGCTTTAAAAACACGCAAGAAGACGCTAAAAAATTAGGCGCTCTCTTTGCTGAAGAATTGAAAAAAGCAGGGATTGAGCGAGCGGTTTATGACAGGAATGGTTACCTCTATCATGGCGTGGTGGCAGTGTTTGCTGAAAGCTTGAGAGAGAATGGGATCGCTCTATGA
- the rplF gene encoding 50S ribosomal protein L6, whose amino-acid sequence MSRIGKRIIEIPSSVQASVEGSKLLFKNSKEKHELETHNRVKITLENNQLSFQPVGEDAQSRAYWGTYGALANNIVIGLSTGFAKTLEVNGVGYKVALGNKTLDLSLGFSHPVKYPIPAGIEMVVEKNTITIKGSDKQKVGQVAAEIRSFRPPEPYKGKGVKYSDEVIIRKAGKTAKK is encoded by the coding sequence ATGTCAAGAATTGGGAAAAGAATCATTGAAATTCCAAGCTCTGTGCAAGCGAGCGTTGAAGGGAGCAAGCTTCTTTTTAAAAACAGCAAAGAAAAGCATGAGTTAGAAACTCACAACCGAGTGAAAATCACGCTTGAAAACAACCAATTGAGCTTCCAGCCTGTGGGCGAAGACGCGCAGTCTAGGGCTTATTGGGGGACTTATGGGGCGTTAGCTAACAACATTGTAATAGGCTTAAGCACCGGTTTTGCTAAGACTTTAGAAGTCAATGGCGTGGGCTATAAGGTGGCTTTGGGCAATAAAACTTTGGATTTGAGTTTGGGTTTTAGCCACCCGGTGAAATACCCTATTCCAGCGGGGATTGAAATGGTGGTGGAAAAAAACACGATCACTATCAAGGGAAGCGATAAGCAAAAAGTAGGGCAAGTCGCCGCTGAAATCAGGAGCTTCAGACCCCCAGAGCCATACAAGGGCAAGGGCGTGAAATACAGCGATGAAGTCATTATTAGAAAAGCTGGTAAAACAGCTAAAAAATAA
- the rpsH gene encoding 30S ribosomal protein S8, whose protein sequence is MVNDIIADSLTRLRNASMRRLEFTQLYYAKIVVSILEIFKEKGFIKDFNVKDKDKKQSVYVQLAYDEKGHSKISEVKRLSKPGRRVYKQKNELKRFKNGYGVIVVSTSKGVITNEEAYRQNVGGEVLCSIW, encoded by the coding sequence ATGGTAAATGATATAATTGCGGATTCATTAACTCGTTTGAGAAACGCTTCTATGCGCCGATTAGAATTCACACAGCTTTATTATGCAAAGATCGTGGTTTCTATTTTAGAGATTTTTAAAGAAAAAGGTTTCATTAAAGATTTCAATGTCAAAGATAAAGACAAGAAACAATCGGTTTATGTGCAATTGGCTTATGATGAAAAAGGGCATTCAAAAATCAGCGAAGTGAAGCGCTTAAGCAAGCCTGGTCGTCGTGTGTATAAGCAAAAAAACGAGTTGAAGCGCTTTAAAAATGGCTATGGCGTGATTGTGGTAAGCACTTCTAAAGGGGTGATCACCAACGAAGAAGCTTACAGACAAAATGTCGGTGGCGAAGTGCTTTGCAGCATTTGGTAA
- a CDS encoding type Z 30S ribosomal protein S14, translating to MAKKSMIAKAQRKPKFQVRAYTRCRICGRPHSVYRDFGLCRVCLRKMGSEGLIPGLRKASW from the coding sequence ATGGCTAAAAAATCAATGATAGCAAAGGCTCAAAGGAAACCAAAATTCCAAGTAAGAGCCTATACTAGATGCCGCATTTGCGGGAGACCTCATTCGGTTTATAGGGATTTTGGACTTTGTAGGGTGTGCCTAAGAAAAATGGGCAGTGAGGGACTCATCCCAGGCTTGAGAAAAGCTAGTTGGTAA
- the rplE gene encoding 50S ribosomal protein L5 codes for MFGLKQFYQNEVRVKLAQELDIKNPMLLPKLEKIVISVGAGAHAKDMKIMQNIAQTISLIAGQKAVITKAKKSVAGFKIREGMAVGAKVTLRNKRMYNFLEKLIVISLPRVKDFRGISRNGFDGRGNYTFGINEQLIFPEVVYDDVMVSHGMNITMVTSTDNDKEAFKLLELLGLPFAKVR; via the coding sequence ATGTTTGGTTTGAAACAATTTTATCAAAATGAAGTGAGAGTAAAACTCGCTCAAGAATTAGACATCAAAAACCCCATGCTTTTACCGAAGCTAGAAAAAATCGTTATCAGCGTGGGCGCTGGGGCTCATGCAAAAGACATGAAAATCATGCAAAATATCGCGCAAACGATTTCTTTGATTGCAGGGCAAAAAGCGGTTATCACTAAAGCGAAAAAATCCGTTGCAGGCTTTAAGATTAGAGAAGGCATGGCGGTAGGGGCGAAAGTTACCTTAAGGAATAAACGCATGTATAATTTCTTAGAAAAGCTGATTGTGATTTCACTACCCAGAGTGAAAGACTTTAGAGGGATTTCACGGAATGGTTTTGACGGGCGCGGGAATTACACCTTCGGAATCAATGAACAGTTGATTTTCCCGGAAGTGGTTTATGATGATGTTATGGTAAGTCATGGCATGAACATCACTATGGTAACTTCTACAGACAACGATAAAGAAGCGTTCAAGTTGTTAGAATTGCTTGGATTGCCTTTTGCAAAAGTGAGATAA
- the rplX gene encoding 50S ribosomal protein L24, with translation MKSEIKKNDMVKVIAGDDKGKVAKVLAVLPKTSQVVVEGCKVVKKAIKPTDDNPKGGFIHKEKPMHISNVKKA, from the coding sequence ATGAAAAGCGAAATCAAAAAAAATGACATGGTGAAAGTCATTGCAGGAGACGATAAGGGTAAGGTTGCTAAGGTTTTAGCGGTGTTGCCTAAGACTTCTCAAGTGGTTGTTGAAGGGTGTAAAGTGGTGAAAAAAGCGATTAAACCTACTGATGATAACCCTAAAGGGGGCTTTATCCATAAAGAAAAGCCCATGCACATTTCCAATGTAAAGAAAGCCTAA
- the rplN gene encoding 50S ribosomal protein L14, which translates to MIQSFTRLNVADNSGAKEIMCIKVLGGSHKRYASVGSVIVASVKKAIPNGKVKRGQVVKAVVVRTKKEIQRKNGSLVRFDDNAAVILDAKKDPVGTRIFGPVSREVRYANFMKIISLAPEVV; encoded by the coding sequence ATGATACAGAGTTTTACAAGATTGAATGTCGCTGACAATAGTGGCGCTAAAGAAATCATGTGCATTAAGGTGTTAGGAGGCAGTCATAAACGCTATGCGAGCGTGGGTAGCGTGATCGTGGCTTCCGTGAAAAAAGCTATCCCTAATGGTAAGGTGAAGCGCGGTCAAGTGGTCAAAGCCGTTGTGGTGAGAACGAAAAAAGAAATCCAAAGGAAAAATGGTTCTTTGGTGCGTTTTGATGACAATGCAGCAGTGATTTTGGACGCTAAAAAAGATCCTGTTGGCACAAGGATTTTTGGGCCAGTGAGCCGAGAAGTGCGTTACGCTAATTTCATGAAAATTATTTCTCTAGCGCCGGAGGTTGTATAA
- the rpsQ gene encoding 30S ribosomal protein S17 translates to MNTKEPHKRLVQGRVISKFAEKSAVILVERKVVHEKYRKIVKKFKKYTIHDENNQVKVGDFVSAIECRPLSKTKSFTLKEILVVGV, encoded by the coding sequence ATGAATACGAAAGAGCCGCATAAAAGGCTGGTGCAAGGCAGGGTTATCAGCAAGTTTGCTGAAAAAAGTGCTGTGATTCTTGTGGAAAGAAAAGTGGTGCATGAAAAATACCGCAAGATTGTTAAAAAATTCAAAAAATACACCATCCATGATGAAAACAATCAGGTGAAAGTAGGGGATTTTGTGAGCGCGATTGAATGCAGACCGCTTTCTAAAACCAAGTCTTTCACGCTTAAAGAAATTTTAGTAGTGGGAGTATAA
- the rpmC gene encoding 50S ribosomal protein L29, whose translation MKYTELKDKSIKELEELLHAKKAELFELRVKLKAMQLSNPNEIKKARRNIARINTAINAYYSSSVK comes from the coding sequence ATGAAATATACTGAATTGAAAGATAAAAGTATCAAGGAATTAGAAGAGTTGTTGCATGCTAAAAAAGCGGAGCTTTTTGAGTTGCGCGTTAAGTTAAAGGCTATGCAATTGAGTAATCCTAACGAGATTAAGAAAGCCAGAAGAAATATCGCTCGCATTAACACGGCCATTAATGCGTATTATTCTTCTAGCGTTAAGTAA
- the rplP gene encoding 50S ribosomal protein L16, translated as MLMPKRTKYRKQMKGRNRGKAHRGNSIAFGDIAIKAIEHGRIDSRQIESARVAMTRHIKRAGKVWIRVFPDKPLTAKPLETRMGKGKGSVEKWVMNIKPGRIVYEMLGIEEGLAREALALAQSKLPFKTKIVTCESENEIY; from the coding sequence ATGTTAATGCCAAAAAGAACAAAATACAGAAAGCAAATGAAAGGGCGCAATCGTGGGAAAGCCCATCGTGGTAACTCTATTGCGTTTGGGGATATTGCGATTAAAGCCATAGAGCATGGGAGGATTGATTCACGCCAGATTGAATCCGCAAGGGTGGCCATGACAAGACACATTAAAAGAGCGGGTAAGGTGTGGATTAGAGTGTTTCCTGATAAGCCTTTGACCGCTAAACCTTTAGAAACCAGGATGGGTAAAGGTAAAGGCTCTGTGGAAAAATGGGTGATGAATATCAAGCCGGGCAGAATCGTTTATGAAATGCTAGGCATTGAAGAAGGACTAGCGAGAGAAGCTTTAGCATTAGCTCAGAGCAAACTTCCTTTTAAAACCAAAATTGTAACTTGTGAGAGCGAAAATGAAATATACTGA
- the rpsC gene encoding 30S ribosomal protein S3: MGQKVNPVGLRLGINRNWTSRWFPNARTAPSNIDEDNKIRKFLKKELYYAGVSEIVIERAAKKLRVTVVAARPGLIIGKKGVDIEKVKEGLKTLIKKEVSINIKEVKRPQADAQLAAENVATQLEKRVAFRRAMKKVMQAALKSGAKGIKVRVSGRLAGAEIARTEWYMEGRVPLHTLRAKIDYGFAEAMTVYGIIGVKVWIFKGEVLQKGIQFEKKEEAKEEREPRRSRRGRQ, encoded by the coding sequence ATGGGACAAAAAGTTAATCCGGTAGGTTTAAGATTAGGTATTAATAGGAATTGGACTTCCAGATGGTTCCCTAACGCTCGCACCGCTCCAAGCAATATTGATGAAGACAATAAGATTAGGAAATTCCTTAAAAAAGAGCTTTATTATGCCGGCGTGAGCGAGATTGTGATTGAAAGAGCGGCTAAAAAACTGCGCGTTACGGTCGTAGCGGCTCGCCCAGGGCTTATCATTGGTAAAAAAGGCGTGGATATTGAAAAAGTCAAAGAAGGCTTAAAAACGCTCATCAAAAAAGAAGTCTCCATTAATATCAAAGAAGTCAAACGCCCCCAAGCTGACGCCCAATTAGCCGCAGAAAATGTAGCCACCCAGCTAGAAAAAAGGGTCGCTTTCCGCCGCGCGATGAAAAAGGTCATGCAAGCGGCGTTAAAATCCGGCGCTAAAGGGATCAAGGTGCGCGTTTCTGGCCGTTTAGCAGGGGCTGAAATCGCTCGCACCGAATGGTATATGGAAGGGCGCGTGCCTTTACACACCTTAAGGGCTAAGATTGATTATGGCTTTGCTGAAGCGATGACGGTATATGGTATTATTGGCGTGAAAGTGTGGATTTTCAAAGGGGAAGTTTTGCAAAAAGGCATCCAATTTGAGAAAAAAGAAGAGGCTAAAGAAGAAAGAGAGCCTAGAAGAAGCAGAAGAGGGAGGCAATAA
- the rplV gene encoding 50S ribosomal protein L22 produces MSKALLRFVRLSPTKARLIARQIQGMNAELAIASLEFTPNKAARVLSKVVASAVANGSLDAKSALIVSCRVDAGPVLRRSIPRAKGRATAIRKPTSHVFVEVAEGKEMKSSKSHKKNQAEGK; encoded by the coding sequence ATGAGTAAAGCGTTATTAAGATTTGTGCGGTTATCTCCTACTAAAGCCAGATTGATTGCAAGACAGATTCAAGGCATGAACGCTGAACTAGCGATCGCTAGTTTGGAATTTACGCCTAATAAAGCGGCTAGAGTGCTTTCAAAAGTGGTTGCTTCTGCAGTCGCTAACGGCTCTTTAGACGCCAAGAGCGCTCTGATTGTTTCTTGCAGAGTGGATGCTGGTCCTGTGCTTAGGCGCTCCATTCCAAGAGCTAAAGGCAGAGCCACAGCCATCAGAAAGCCAACATCTCATGTATTCGTAGAAGTAGCAGAAGGGAAAGAAATGAAATCTTCTAAAAGCCATAAAAAAAATCAAGCAGAAGGTAAGTAG
- the rpsS gene encoding 30S ribosomal protein S19, whose translation MSRSIKKGPFIDDHLMKKTLKAKEGKDNRPIKTWSRRSTILPEMIGFTYNVHNGRVFVPVYITENHVGYKLGEFAPTRTFKGHKGSVQKKIGK comes from the coding sequence ATGTCTAGGTCAATTAAAAAGGGTCCTTTTATAGACGACCACTTGATGAAAAAAACGCTCAAGGCAAAAGAGGGTAAGGATAACCGCCCGATTAAAACATGGTCTAGAAGAAGCACCATTTTGCCTGAAATGATTGGTTTTACTTACAATGTGCATAACGGAAGGGTTTTTGTCCCTGTGTATATCACAGAAAACCATGTGGGTTATAAGTTAGGGGAATTCGCTCCTACAAGAACTTTTAAAGGGCACAAAGGCAGTGTCCAAAAAAAGATTGGCAAGTAA
- the rplB gene encoding 50S ribosomal protein L2 yields the protein MAIKTYKPYTPSRRFMSVLDSKDITAKSSVKGLLTKLKATAGRNNNGRITSRHKERGAKKLYRIIDFKRNKYNIEGKVAAIEYDPYRNARIALVIYPDGDKRYILQPSGLKVGDSVIAAEGGLDIKAGFAMKLKNIPIGTVVHNIEMHPGAGGQLARSAGMSAQIMGRENKYTILRMPSSEMRYILSECMASIGVVGNEDFINISIGKAGRNRHRGIRPQTRGSAMNPVDHPHGGGEGKTGTSGHPVSPWGTPAKGYKTRKKKASDKLIISRKKHK from the coding sequence ATGGCGATTAAAACTTATAAGCCCTACACCCCAAGCAGACGCTTCATGTCGGTGTTGGACTCTAAAGACATTACCGCAAAAAGCAGTGTCAAAGGCTTACTCACTAAGCTTAAAGCAACAGCAGGGAGAAACAATAACGGGCGTATCACTAGCCGCCACAAAGAGAGAGGGGCTAAAAAACTCTATCGCATTATTGATTTCAAACGCAACAAATACAATATTGAAGGGAAAGTGGCTGCGATTGAGTATGATCCTTACAGAAATGCGCGCATCGCTCTTGTAATCTATCCTGATGGGGATAAACGCTACATTTTACAGCCAAGCGGTTTGAAAGTAGGCGATAGCGTTATCGCTGCTGAAGGCGGTTTGGATATTAAAGCGGGCTTTGCGATGAAGTTAAAAAATATCCCTATAGGAACGGTGGTGCATAATATTGAAATGCATCCAGGGGCTGGCGGGCAATTAGCCAGAAGCGCTGGGATGAGCGCTCAAATCATGGGTAGAGAAAATAAATACACCATTCTTAGGATGCCAAGTTCTGAAATGCGCTACATCTTAAGCGAATGCATGGCGAGTATTGGCGTGGTAGGGAATGAGGATTTTATCAATATCTCTATCGGTAAGGCAGGGCGTAACCGCCACAGAGGTATTCGCCCACAAACTCGTGGAAGCGCTATGAACCCAGTGGATCACCCGCATGGTGGGGGTGAGGGTAAAACAGGGACAAGCGGTCATCCTGTATCGCCTTGGGGTACTCCAGCTAAGGGCTATAAAACTAGAAAGAAAAAAGCTAGCGACAAGCTCATCATTTCCAGAAAGAAACATAAATAA
- a CDS encoding 50S ribosomal protein L23 codes for MADIMDIKSILYTEKSLGLQEKGVLVVQTAQNVTKNQLKEVFKTYFGFEPLKINSLKQEGKVKRFRGKLGQRKSFKKFYVKVPEGASIAALGA; via the coding sequence ATGGCAGACATCATGGATATAAAGTCAATTCTTTACACTGAAAAGTCATTAGGATTGCAAGAAAAAGGTGTTTTAGTGGTCCAAACGGCTCAAAATGTAACTAAAAACCAGCTCAAAGAAGTGTTTAAAACTTACTTTGGCTTTGAGCCTTTGAAAATCAATTCTTTGAAACAAGAGGGTAAAGTGAAACGCTTTAGAGGGAAGCTTGGACAAAGAAAGTCGTTTAAGAAATTTTATGTGAAAGTTCCAGAGGGCGCTAGCATTGCCGCCCTTGGTGCGTAG
- the rplD gene encoding 50S ribosomal protein L4 codes for MSKAIVLDSHLKEKGSVELPKRYEGINSHNLYLYVKHYLSSARANTAKSKNRAEVSGGGRKPWAQKGGGRARAGSITSPVFVGGGVSHGATNKRNYNLKINKKQKRLALEYALEEKAQANKLFVVEKIAIKGVVEDNKRKHLTKEANQMFQALEQRDTLFVCMNMDEYTELAFSNLKKCLIIDTSELNAYLLAAFSSVVMEEAAFQHVVQDKTEE; via the coding sequence ATGAGTAAGGCCATCGTTTTAGACAGCCATTTGAAAGAAAAGGGTAGCGTGGAGTTACCTAAAAGATATGAGGGTATCAACAGCCATAACCTCTATCTTTATGTGAAACATTATTTATCTTCTGCGCGCGCTAATACCGCTAAAAGTAAAAACCGTGCTGAAGTGAGTGGGGGCGGTAGGAAGCCTTGGGCGCAAAAAGGGGGCGGAAGAGCCAGAGCAGGGAGCATCACTTCGCCTGTATTTGTGGGTGGGGGTGTCTCTCATGGGGCTACGAATAAGCGCAACTACAACCTTAAAATCAATAAAAAACAAAAACGCTTGGCTTTAGAATACGCTTTAGAAGAAAAAGCGCAAGCGAACAAGCTTTTTGTGGTGGAAAAAATCGCTATAAAAGGCGTGGTTGAAGACAATAAAAGAAAGCATTTGACTAAAGAAGCCAACCAAATGTTCCAAGCTTTAGAGCAACGAGACACTTTGTTTGTGTGCATGAACATGGACGAATACACCGAGTTAGCTTTTAGTAACCTTAAAAAATGCCTCATTATTGATACGAGCGAGTTAAACGCTTATCTTTTAGCGGCGTTTAGCTCTGTGGTGATGGAAGAAGCAGCGTTTCAGCATGTGGTGCAAGATAAGACAGAGGAGTAA